In the Aptenodytes patagonicus chromosome 5, bAptPat1.pri.cur, whole genome shotgun sequence genome, ACAACCCCCAGGGGGCAGCCAGAAACAGCAAACAAGCCGGAGGGTCTGAGAGGCTTTCATCTTATAAACTGGAGACCAAAGAGTTCTGATCTGGACTTTTTCCTCCCCTGCATTTAATGTGATTTTAGGCTCACTGAAATGCCCTAGGGATTTTCCCCACAGCACAGCTGTTACTCAAGTCTTACTCCCTGGGTCATCCCTACTGCAGACATACCAAGGGCATACTGAAAATCAGCATGACATGTCAACAAAGAGATAGCAACAAGGAAACCACCACGCAGGGACCAGCTGAGGCTCTTGTCCGATTCAATAACTATTTTGAAGTTACAGAAAGACAAATCCTGTTTTAGAAGtcagcaaaaaattaaaatcagattaaaaattgACTCATCTATTTAGATATTTTTGCTATCAAGGTGTTACCGCTCATGCGCCACACATACGGCCTTGAAATTACCTACCTCCTATCATTTTCAGGTTCACCCTATTCTGGCAGAAATTAACAGACAGCTCAGACTGTTGAGTGTTTCTTTGCTATACAAGATGCTCAATTGCCATTTTAGGCTAGATACCTGCGACTTTGAGGTGTGAACTTACTGTTTACAATGTCACCCTGCAGCTGAAGAATTTGTGGAACAGGCATTGTGAGAATAACTATATCAAACTGTTCTGTCGGTCCCATTTTCCTGGAGACTTCCCATTTCCCATCTCGGAGAGAGATGTGAGTTACATGCTGTTCGTAGAAGACATCTGCACCTGCttggaaaaagaagttaaaatatatgtaatagTGAATTCCACAGAGAAAATGCAGAGTAGTTTCCCTTAGTAACTGGATGAGTTGCAAACAGCAAATCACACAGACAGTCTTAGGGCAAAGTTTCACAAATTAGGTTGAATCAGTTTAACAGCCAGCATATGACATTAAAAGAGGGGATCCTCATCAACTGAAAAGATCCTATCACTCCCCTGTGCTAGGGCTAGTATTCATCTGACTCCTCTCTGACATGATTCAGCTCagtaagcagagagaaaattacCAGCTGCTCTCTTTGTCATGTTTGTTTACTGTGGCTTTAGTGAGCTGAACCAATTCAGAGTGAAATCCAATGAGCGCAGGAGACAGCACAGAGTAAGCAACCAAAGCATACCCCCAGGAACTGGAAAAGAGAGCGCTGCCCTGTTAGCATCTCTCATATATCAGAAGACAGGAACGTAGTTAATTATTTGCAAGATTAGGGTCTGAAAAAACAGCTAattaaataaagacaaaaacaatCACATGAAAGGAGCAAGGCTTGACTGCTCATAAAGCTAACATTTTTCAAACCAGAGTTAGTTAGTTAGTCACTAAACTGTACAAGTGGTTCTGCCACGTTACACTTAAAGCAGTAGTTACACACTTTAAACTAGCAGATGATCTTCTCCTTCAGTCTTTTCTAAAGGAGTTTCAACACAGTAGGCTCACGTACTGCATAAGCGCTCATTTCTACAAAACACAGGATGTAGCTCACTGCTATGTTCCCAGTTGCTTGGTTAAACAGCACGGTTAACTTAAGTACATGCTCGTGAAAAAACACCCACTCACTCACTTCATTCAAGTTGCAACTCAAATCTCTTCTCAACCATGATCTCACTGCCACTAAATTATCTCTGCCCTAATTGTGCTAGGTCTGACTTTCATATGCTAAAGCCAGCGGTGTAAATATAAGCTTGGCTCCTGATCCTACAGACATTATATTTGTATAGAGATTTTTATATGCCAGCAGTgcagctgaagtcagtgaagcgCTTGCAGGACTTGGAAATTTATAGAGCTCGCAGACATGTTTATCCATCTAAGCAAGTTCAAGACATACATAAACAAACAAGGAACTTGAACATTCTCATTGGAGATTTAAATTTGAAAGACAGTTCAAGAATGCCATCAAAAACACAATCATTAAAACCTTTCATTTCATATAAGGGCATCTAAAAAATTACCtgactgttttaaataaaacttgacaACCGAGGAGATGCCCTGGGGTGCCATGTAATTGCACGAGCCTTCTTTCACTACCATTCCTTCAATGGGTGCAGTCAGCAGTTTCAAGATGCCATGAGACAGAAGTTCCTCGTAGAAGCTTAAAGGGAGCAAATGACACAGAGATGAAAATACACTGCATGGAAACCAACGGCAGCTGTCATTATTTTTCACAATTAAAGTTAAGACTGGCCTAACTTTCAAATTTAGAGAACAGTTTTTAACAACCTCATACAACCTGTGCTTCAAGCCAGGCTATGCATGAACAGGAACCATACTTATAAAATGACAAACTAACCTTGCTATTTTATTGGGGGCTGGCCTTTTACATAAGACCAAGGCTACCTACTATGCCTGTAATAGAAACTATTAGCGGTTTGACCTGAAGGTTTCAGGACTAACTGTGGCAGGGGCATATACAACAGTTACTTAGAACTCTGAATATCAGTACAAACTGCATCACCACTGTGGAGCGCAGGAATATTCCAGCAGCTGGATGCAGGTGCCTGAAACACACCTGCCTTTTCCCTGATTTCCAcacaaatttcacatttttacatCGCTGTTACAtcaccatccccttccccagcctacAGTGAACCATCATGTGTACCCAGCAAGCCCAAGCAGGCCCCACCAACGCGATCCTTCCCCCGCCCCCACAGCCTGCCACTGCCATTCTTCAGGGCAGAGACATCGTGTCCCCGCAAAGGCAAGACACCTCACATTTCTTTCATACCTAGCTTTCCTGTCACCTGCATAGCATTCAGGCGACTCTAAGGTGCATTAGCTCTTGAAAGCAAAGACCTCTGTGGATTTAAGCAGCGGGGCCACACCCGCCTGCGTTTCCTACGTGGGCAGATTTGCACCACGGGTGAAAACCGCCGAGCCGCGACACCCGTGGGATGGGATGGGCAGGGatgagcagggctgggcagggcagggcaggaagggCAAGCCGCTTCGCCGCCAAACCCGCCCGACCCCGCGTACCGCCACCTGCCTCGCCTCCCACCCCACTTTCCACCTGAGGTGGCAGAGATGGGCGGGTAGACCGAAAGCAGGGGGCGGTGGAAGGCAGACCGAGGGAGGGCTGTGGCCACAGCACGGCTGCAGCACGGCGACCGACCCTGCCGCCCCTCGCCCAGTCCGCGGCGCCCGCGCTCCCCCCGGCAGCGCCTCCCCTCAGGCCagccgcgcgcggggcggggctgggggggcggggcTCACCTGCGGTGCGGCCCCGCGCGCTCCGTCTCGAGGGTGATGTACTGCGCGCCCAGGTCGGCGGTGCAGGCGGCGTCCCGCACGCTGCGGCTCGTGCTCATACGGCCCCCTGCGCGACAGCCAGTCAGAGACCGCCACGCCACGCTACGTCACGCCACACCACGCCacgcgcccccccgccgccgcatGCCGGACCCACCTGCGCCGCGCGCCTTGTCCCAGACGGCGATGCGGCCCAGCACCGCCCCCCGCAGCAGCGCAGCGCAGGCGCTGCCCGTCAGCCCCGCGCCCACCACCAGCACCCGCGCCatggcccgccccgccccgtcccgcccgaGGGCGGGCACCTCCGCGCCGCCACGCCCCCCAGAGGGaacgcgccccgccccgccccgcccatGGGCGGTGCGGAGACGCGCGGGAGGTGCGCACGCACGCCCATAGCCACGCACGCGTGGACGCACACGCCTCGGCAGGCACGCACCCCTGAACACGTACCCATGCACGCGCACCCACATCTGCACACACACCCGTGCAAACACACCCCCTGCACGCACACCCGTGCACACACCCACCCCTGCACACACCCCATGCACATGCACACCCCTGCACACACACCTCTGCACACACACCTGCACGCACATCTGTGCACACGCACACCCCACATGCACACCCAagcccctgcacacacacacccccgcacACGCAcccacacctgcacacacacCCGTGCAAACACACCCCCTGCACGCACAcccatgcatgcacacacacccgTGCACACAcgcccctgcacacacacacacccctgcacaGACACCTGTGCACACACACTCCCCACATGCACACCCAGGCCCCTtgcacacacccatgcacaccTCCCTGCACACAGacctgtgcacacacatgcatgaaCACACGTGCACACCCATGTGTGCACATACCcctgcacacacacgtgcacacacacgtgcacacacccccccgcatgcacaccccccacacacacctgtGCACACCCCCTGCACACACACCAATGcacacacacccatgcacacacacacaccttgcaCACATGCCCCTACACACGCACCCCCCTGCatgcacacccatgcacacacacacccctgcacaGCCACCTGCGAGCACACGCACCCCCTCCTGCACAcgtacatgtgcacacacacagccttGCACAtacccccatgcacacacacaccccctagcacacacacatgcgtgcacacacacacaccctgcatGCACACCTGTGCTCACACATGCACCGTTGTATGCACAGCTGTGCTTACACACCCCCCTCCCGCACACCCACAGGTGCCTCCTGGGGCAGGggatgccccagcccctggcCACCTTGGTGGCCTCTGCCCATCTCACCCCACTCTGCCCTTggcgctcctcctcctccccgaaATGCACGAGGCTCCTGGCAGCCCCTTGCTCCTctctcagccccagccccgaCCTCATCCTCCCAGTGAGGGACGCAAGTGCTGGAGGGCTAAGGAGGAGGTGAGCACAGCAGCACAAGGACCCCTGTGCAGAGAGAAAGGCCAGTGTGGAGTATTGGCCACAGTGACAGCAGCCTCTTGGGATG is a window encoding:
- the RNLS gene encoding renalase isoform X2, producing the protein MARVLVVGAGLTGSACAALLRGAVLGRIAVWDKARGAGGRMSTSRSVRDAACTADLGAQYITLETERAGPHRSFYEELLSHGILKLLTAPIEGMVVKEGSCNYMAPQGISSVVKFYLKQSGADVFYEQHVTHISLRDGKWEVSRKMGPTEQFDIVILTMPVPQILQLQGDIVNIINESQKQQLQSASYSSRYALGLFYEAGTQIDVPWAAQYITDNPCIRFISIDNKKRNIESPEIGPSVVVHTNMMFGSEHLDSDPAEVQQLILSHLERIVPSLPKPVSIKCQKWRYSQVTKAVPSCLGQMILHTQPLLICGGDGFTHSNFDGCIDSAMSLAEAVKSHL
- the RNLS gene encoding renalase isoform X1 codes for the protein MARVLVVGAGLTGSACAALLRGAVLGRIAVWDKARGAGGRMSTSRSVRDAACTADLGAQYITLETERAGPHRSFYEELLSHGILKLLTAPIEGMVVKEGSCNYMAPQGISSVVKFYLKQSAGADVFYEQHVTHISLRDGKWEVSRKMGPTEQFDIVILTMPVPQILQLQGDIVNIINESQKQQLQSASYSSRYALGLFYEAGTQIDVPWAAQYITDNPCIRFISIDNKKRNIESPEIGPSVVVHTNMMFGSEHLDSDPAEVQQLILSHLERIVPSLPKPVSIKCQKWRYSQVTKAVPSCLGQMILHTQPLLICGGDGFTHSNFDGCIDSAMSLAEAVKSHL